The Amblyomma americanum isolate KBUSLIRL-KWMA chromosome 6, ASM5285725v1, whole genome shotgun sequence genome has a window encoding:
- the LOC144136480 gene encoding uncharacterized protein LOC144136480 isoform X1 translates to MSGGKPRKPAASFWPSSRGPPLPVGAHAFANNMLSTMTQLHPGMNGDLSNDTQDSATSQDTGDLGQDEDSMDSEKALNLIKKSARSGLFHEVDDEQLEAKMAPGSGKASASAAANGQAGTGPVAGMLAASTPAPSVPPSALVTTTAAAALAAAAAAGQLSLNQLMVAGAQGQQPSLLMQAGLAQQLQHVGKLPTASGLPGLPVSSQELQQLQQQLQQHQQNLQNQMGQFVFLQPGQLPANVQAQLFLQNQGLLQQGLMQQSLQNLQLQASQALPPGVLSSQAAATVAAAAAAAAQQQLHQLQQQHHQQQQQRQQQQQQQEHQGHNRALHQSPHNMAHIQHKQAPTGPHQVKSRPAEPSPEEMTDLEELEQFAKTFKQRRIKLGFTQGDVGLAMGKLYGNDFSQTTISRFEALNLSFKNMCKLKPLLQRWLEDADASLNNPAALANAHTTPESIGRRRKKRTSIETSVRVALEKAFVQNPKPTSEEIAVLAEGLSMEKEVVRVWFCNRRQKEKRINPPPGGAAAGASPPPPGLHLSSPPPLPPLGALHSPASLASNASTPSPPHAPTPTAAHPPRPLPPPPHAHSPPALIKTE, encoded by the exons aTGAGTGGAGGGAAACCACGTAAGCCCGCCGCTTCCTTCTGGCCGTCGTCTCGTGGGCCCCCCTTGCCCGTGGGTGCGCATGCGTTTGCCAACAACATGCTGTCGACGATGACGCAGCTCC ATCCAGGGATGAACGGTGACCTCTCGAACGACACACAAGACAGTGCAACTAGTCAAGACACGGGCGACCTGGGTCAGGATGAAGACAGTATGGACTCCGAGAAAGCCCTCAATCTC ATCAAGAAGTCAGCGCGGTCGGGCCTCTTCCACGAGGTGGACGACGAGCAGCTGGAAGCGAAGATGGCGCCGGGCAGCggcaaggcgtcggcgtcggcggcggccAACGGCCAGGCGGGAACGGGGCCCGTCGCCGGAATGCTGGCGGCCTCGACTCCGGCACCTTCGGTGCCCCCGTCCGCGCTGGTGACCACCACGGCGGCCGCGgcactggccgcggcggccgccgccggaCAGCTCTCGCTCAACCAG CTGATGGTGGCTGGAGCtcagggccagcagccgagccttCTTATGCAGGCTGGATTGGCTCAGCAGTTGCAGCATGTAGGCAAG TTGCCAACGGCTTCGGGTCTTCCTGGTCTTCCTGTCAGTAGCCAGGAGCTCCAGCAGCTACAACAGCAActccagcagcaccagcaaaacCTTCAAAATCAAATGGGCCAGTTTGTGTTTTTGCAGCCGGGACAGCTGCCAGCGAATGTACAAGCGCAACTCTTTCTGCAGAACCAG GGTCTCCTCCAGCAGGGCCTGATGCAGCAGAGCCTGCAGAACCTGCAGCTGCAGGCCAGCCAGGCGCTGCCCCCTGGGGTGCTCTCGTCGCAAGCggcagccaccgtggcggctgccgctgccgctgccgctcagcagcagctgcaccagcttcagcagcaacaccaccaacagcaacagcagcggcagcagcagcaacagcaacaggagCACCAGGGGCACAACCGGGCATTGCACCAGTCGCCACACAACATggctcacattcagcacaag CAAGCGCCGACAGGTCCTCACCAAGTCAAATCGAGACCAGCGGAGCCAAGTCCAGAGGAAATGACGGACTTGGAAGAGCTCGAGCAGTTTGCCAAAACGTTCAAGCAAAGGCGGATCAAGCTCG GTTTCACACAGGGAGATGTGGGCCTGGCTATGGGAAAGCTGTACGGCAATGACTTCAGCCAGACCACCATCTCCCGGTTCGAGGCGCTCAACCTGAGCTTCAAGAACATGTGCAAGCTGAAGCCGCTGCTGCAGCGATGGCTTGAGGACGCGGACGCCTCGCTCAACAACCCGGCTGCCCTCGCCAACGCCCACACCACGCCGGAGTCGATCGGCCGGCGCCGCAAGAAGCGCACCAGCATCGAGACGAGCGTGCGTGTGGCGCTCGAGAAGGCATTCGTGCAGAACCCCAAGCCCACGTCGGAGGAGATCGCTGTGCTGGCCGAGGGCCTCTCCATGGAGAAGGAGGTGGTCCGCGTCTGGTTCTGCAACCGGCGCCAGAAGGAGAAGCGCATCAACCCGCCCCCAGGGGGCGCCGCGGCGGGGGCCTCGCCACCACCTCCGGGACTGCACCTGAGCagcccgccgccgctgccgccactggGCGCCCTCCACTCGCCGGCGTCGCTCGCGAGCAACGCGTCCACGCCGTCGCCCCCCCACGCGCCTACCCCGACCGCCGCCCATCCCCcgcggccgctgccgccgcctccaCATGCCCACTCTCCGCCAGCCCTCATCAAGACGGAGTGA
- the LOC144136480 gene encoding uncharacterized protein LOC144136480 isoform X7 — protein MNGDLSNDTQDSATSQDTGDLGQDEDSMDSEKALNLIKKSARSGLFHEVDDEQLEAKMAPGSGKASASAAANGQAGTGPVAGMLAASTPAPSVPPSALVTTTAAAALAAAAAAGQLSLNQLMVAGAQGQQPSLLMQAGLAQQLQHVGKLPTASGLPGLPVSSQELQQLQQQLQQHQQNLQNQMGQFVFLQPGQLPANVQAQLFLQNQGLLQQGLMQQSLQNLQLQASQALPPGVLSSQAAATVAAAAAAAAQQQLHQLQQQHHQQQQQRQQQQQQQEHQGHNRALHQSPHNMAHIQHKQAPTGPHQVKSRPAEPSPEEMTDLEELEQFAKTFKQRRIKLGFTQGDVGLAMGKLYGNDFSQTTISRFEALNLSFKNMCKLKPLLQRWLEDADASLNNPAALANAHTTPESIGRRRKKRTSIETSVRVALEKAFVQNPKPTSEEIAVLAEGLSMEKEVVRVWFCNRRQKEKRINPPPGGAAAGASPPPPGLHLSSPPPLPPLGALHSPASLASNASTPSPPHAPTPTAAHPPRPLPPPPHAHSPPALIKTE, from the exons ATGAACGGTGACCTCTCGAACGACACACAAGACAGTGCAACTAGTCAAGACACGGGCGACCTGGGTCAGGATGAAGACAGTATGGACTCCGAGAAAGCCCTCAATCTC ATCAAGAAGTCAGCGCGGTCGGGCCTCTTCCACGAGGTGGACGACGAGCAGCTGGAAGCGAAGATGGCGCCGGGCAGCggcaaggcgtcggcgtcggcggcggccAACGGCCAGGCGGGAACGGGGCCCGTCGCCGGAATGCTGGCGGCCTCGACTCCGGCACCTTCGGTGCCCCCGTCCGCGCTGGTGACCACCACGGCGGCCGCGgcactggccgcggcggccgccgccggaCAGCTCTCGCTCAACCAG CTGATGGTGGCTGGAGCtcagggccagcagccgagccttCTTATGCAGGCTGGATTGGCTCAGCAGTTGCAGCATGTAGGCAAG TTGCCAACGGCTTCGGGTCTTCCTGGTCTTCCTGTCAGTAGCCAGGAGCTCCAGCAGCTACAACAGCAActccagcagcaccagcaaaacCTTCAAAATCAAATGGGCCAGTTTGTGTTTTTGCAGCCGGGACAGCTGCCAGCGAATGTACAAGCGCAACTCTTTCTGCAGAACCAG GGTCTCCTCCAGCAGGGCCTGATGCAGCAGAGCCTGCAGAACCTGCAGCTGCAGGCCAGCCAGGCGCTGCCCCCTGGGGTGCTCTCGTCGCAAGCggcagccaccgtggcggctgccgctgccgctgccgctcagcagcagctgcaccagcttcagcagcaacaccaccaacagcaacagcagcggcagcagcagcaacagcaacaggagCACCAGGGGCACAACCGGGCATTGCACCAGTCGCCACACAACATggctcacattcagcacaag CAAGCGCCGACAGGTCCTCACCAAGTCAAATCGAGACCAGCGGAGCCAAGTCCAGAGGAAATGACGGACTTGGAAGAGCTCGAGCAGTTTGCCAAAACGTTCAAGCAAAGGCGGATCAAGCTCG GTTTCACACAGGGAGATGTGGGCCTGGCTATGGGAAAGCTGTACGGCAATGACTTCAGCCAGACCACCATCTCCCGGTTCGAGGCGCTCAACCTGAGCTTCAAGAACATGTGCAAGCTGAAGCCGCTGCTGCAGCGATGGCTTGAGGACGCGGACGCCTCGCTCAACAACCCGGCTGCCCTCGCCAACGCCCACACCACGCCGGAGTCGATCGGCCGGCGCCGCAAGAAGCGCACCAGCATCGAGACGAGCGTGCGTGTGGCGCTCGAGAAGGCATTCGTGCAGAACCCCAAGCCCACGTCGGAGGAGATCGCTGTGCTGGCCGAGGGCCTCTCCATGGAGAAGGAGGTGGTCCGCGTCTGGTTCTGCAACCGGCGCCAGAAGGAGAAGCGCATCAACCCGCCCCCAGGGGGCGCCGCGGCGGGGGCCTCGCCACCACCTCCGGGACTGCACCTGAGCagcccgccgccgctgccgccactggGCGCCCTCCACTCGCCGGCGTCGCTCGCGAGCAACGCGTCCACGCCGTCGCCCCCCCACGCGCCTACCCCGACCGCCGCCCATCCCCcgcggccgctgccgccgcctccaCATGCCCACTCTCCGCCAGCCCTCATCAAGACGGAGTGA
- the LOC144136480 gene encoding uncharacterized protein LOC144136480 isoform X3 has protein sequence MTLKSLGGCRRFSVAPNDDFAERRFYKDPGMNGDLSNDTQDSATSQDTGDLGQDEDSMDSEKALNLIKKSARSGLFHEVDDEQLEAKMAPGSGKASASAAANGQAGTGPVAGMLAASTPAPSVPPSALVTTTAAAALAAAAAAGQLSLNQLMVAGAQGQQPSLLMQAGLAQQLQHVGKLPTASGLPGLPVSSQELQQLQQQLQQHQQNLQNQMGQFVFLQPGQLPANVQAQLFLQNQGLLQQGLMQQSLQNLQLQASQALPPGVLSSQAAATVAAAAAAAAQQQLHQLQQQHHQQQQQRQQQQQQQEHQGHNRALHQSPHNMAHIQHKQAPTGPHQVKSRPAEPSPEEMTDLEELEQFAKTFKQRRIKLGFTQGDVGLAMGKLYGNDFSQTTISRFEALNLSFKNMCKLKPLLQRWLEDADASLNNPAALANAHTTPESIGRRRKKRTSIETSVRVALEKAFVQNPKPTSEEIAVLAEGLSMEKEVVRVWFCNRRQKEKRINPPPGGAAAGASPPPPGLHLSSPPPLPPLGALHSPASLASNASTPSPPHAPTPTAAHPPRPLPPPPHAHSPPALIKTE, from the exons ATCCAGGGATGAACGGTGACCTCTCGAACGACACACAAGACAGTGCAACTAGTCAAGACACGGGCGACCTGGGTCAGGATGAAGACAGTATGGACTCCGAGAAAGCCCTCAATCTC ATCAAGAAGTCAGCGCGGTCGGGCCTCTTCCACGAGGTGGACGACGAGCAGCTGGAAGCGAAGATGGCGCCGGGCAGCggcaaggcgtcggcgtcggcggcggccAACGGCCAGGCGGGAACGGGGCCCGTCGCCGGAATGCTGGCGGCCTCGACTCCGGCACCTTCGGTGCCCCCGTCCGCGCTGGTGACCACCACGGCGGCCGCGgcactggccgcggcggccgccgccggaCAGCTCTCGCTCAACCAG CTGATGGTGGCTGGAGCtcagggccagcagccgagccttCTTATGCAGGCTGGATTGGCTCAGCAGTTGCAGCATGTAGGCAAG TTGCCAACGGCTTCGGGTCTTCCTGGTCTTCCTGTCAGTAGCCAGGAGCTCCAGCAGCTACAACAGCAActccagcagcaccagcaaaacCTTCAAAATCAAATGGGCCAGTTTGTGTTTTTGCAGCCGGGACAGCTGCCAGCGAATGTACAAGCGCAACTCTTTCTGCAGAACCAG GGTCTCCTCCAGCAGGGCCTGATGCAGCAGAGCCTGCAGAACCTGCAGCTGCAGGCCAGCCAGGCGCTGCCCCCTGGGGTGCTCTCGTCGCAAGCggcagccaccgtggcggctgccgctgccgctgccgctcagcagcagctgcaccagcttcagcagcaacaccaccaacagcaacagcagcggcagcagcagcaacagcaacaggagCACCAGGGGCACAACCGGGCATTGCACCAGTCGCCACACAACATggctcacattcagcacaag CAAGCGCCGACAGGTCCTCACCAAGTCAAATCGAGACCAGCGGAGCCAAGTCCAGAGGAAATGACGGACTTGGAAGAGCTCGAGCAGTTTGCCAAAACGTTCAAGCAAAGGCGGATCAAGCTCG GTTTCACACAGGGAGATGTGGGCCTGGCTATGGGAAAGCTGTACGGCAATGACTTCAGCCAGACCACCATCTCCCGGTTCGAGGCGCTCAACCTGAGCTTCAAGAACATGTGCAAGCTGAAGCCGCTGCTGCAGCGATGGCTTGAGGACGCGGACGCCTCGCTCAACAACCCGGCTGCCCTCGCCAACGCCCACACCACGCCGGAGTCGATCGGCCGGCGCCGCAAGAAGCGCACCAGCATCGAGACGAGCGTGCGTGTGGCGCTCGAGAAGGCATTCGTGCAGAACCCCAAGCCCACGTCGGAGGAGATCGCTGTGCTGGCCGAGGGCCTCTCCATGGAGAAGGAGGTGGTCCGCGTCTGGTTCTGCAACCGGCGCCAGAAGGAGAAGCGCATCAACCCGCCCCCAGGGGGCGCCGCGGCGGGGGCCTCGCCACCACCTCCGGGACTGCACCTGAGCagcccgccgccgctgccgccactggGCGCCCTCCACTCGCCGGCGTCGCTCGCGAGCAACGCGTCCACGCCGTCGCCCCCCCACGCGCCTACCCCGACCGCCGCCCATCCCCcgcggccgctgccgccgcctccaCATGCCCACTCTCCGCCAGCCCTCATCAAGACGGAGTGA
- the LOC144136480 gene encoding uncharacterized protein LOC144136480 isoform X8 yields MLQRKIKKSARSGLFHEVDDEQLEAKMAPGSGKASASAAANGQAGTGPVAGMLAASTPAPSVPPSALVTTTAAAALAAAAAAGQLSLNQLMVAGAQGQQPSLLMQAGLAQQLQHVGKLPTASGLPGLPVSSQELQQLQQQLQQHQQNLQNQMGQFVFLQPGQLPANVQAQLFLQNQGLLQQGLMQQSLQNLQLQASQALPPGVLSSQAAATVAAAAAAAAQQQLHQLQQQHHQQQQQRQQQQQQQEHQGHNRALHQSPHNMAHIQHKQAPTGPHQVKSRPAEPSPEEMTDLEELEQFAKTFKQRRIKLGFTQGDVGLAMGKLYGNDFSQTTISRFEALNLSFKNMCKLKPLLQRWLEDADASLNNPAALANAHTTPESIGRRRKKRTSIETSVRVALEKAFVQNPKPTSEEIAVLAEGLSMEKEVVRVWFCNRRQKEKRINPPPGGAAAGASPPPPGLHLSSPPPLPPLGALHSPASLASNASTPSPPHAPTPTAAHPPRPLPPPPHAHSPPALIKTE; encoded by the exons ATGCTGCAGCGAAAG ATCAAGAAGTCAGCGCGGTCGGGCCTCTTCCACGAGGTGGACGACGAGCAGCTGGAAGCGAAGATGGCGCCGGGCAGCggcaaggcgtcggcgtcggcggcggccAACGGCCAGGCGGGAACGGGGCCCGTCGCCGGAATGCTGGCGGCCTCGACTCCGGCACCTTCGGTGCCCCCGTCCGCGCTGGTGACCACCACGGCGGCCGCGgcactggccgcggcggccgccgccggaCAGCTCTCGCTCAACCAG CTGATGGTGGCTGGAGCtcagggccagcagccgagccttCTTATGCAGGCTGGATTGGCTCAGCAGTTGCAGCATGTAGGCAAG TTGCCAACGGCTTCGGGTCTTCCTGGTCTTCCTGTCAGTAGCCAGGAGCTCCAGCAGCTACAACAGCAActccagcagcaccagcaaaacCTTCAAAATCAAATGGGCCAGTTTGTGTTTTTGCAGCCGGGACAGCTGCCAGCGAATGTACAAGCGCAACTCTTTCTGCAGAACCAG GGTCTCCTCCAGCAGGGCCTGATGCAGCAGAGCCTGCAGAACCTGCAGCTGCAGGCCAGCCAGGCGCTGCCCCCTGGGGTGCTCTCGTCGCAAGCggcagccaccgtggcggctgccgctgccgctgccgctcagcagcagctgcaccagcttcagcagcaacaccaccaacagcaacagcagcggcagcagcagcaacagcaacaggagCACCAGGGGCACAACCGGGCATTGCACCAGTCGCCACACAACATggctcacattcagcacaag CAAGCGCCGACAGGTCCTCACCAAGTCAAATCGAGACCAGCGGAGCCAAGTCCAGAGGAAATGACGGACTTGGAAGAGCTCGAGCAGTTTGCCAAAACGTTCAAGCAAAGGCGGATCAAGCTCG GTTTCACACAGGGAGATGTGGGCCTGGCTATGGGAAAGCTGTACGGCAATGACTTCAGCCAGACCACCATCTCCCGGTTCGAGGCGCTCAACCTGAGCTTCAAGAACATGTGCAAGCTGAAGCCGCTGCTGCAGCGATGGCTTGAGGACGCGGACGCCTCGCTCAACAACCCGGCTGCCCTCGCCAACGCCCACACCACGCCGGAGTCGATCGGCCGGCGCCGCAAGAAGCGCACCAGCATCGAGACGAGCGTGCGTGTGGCGCTCGAGAAGGCATTCGTGCAGAACCCCAAGCCCACGTCGGAGGAGATCGCTGTGCTGGCCGAGGGCCTCTCCATGGAGAAGGAGGTGGTCCGCGTCTGGTTCTGCAACCGGCGCCAGAAGGAGAAGCGCATCAACCCGCCCCCAGGGGGCGCCGCGGCGGGGGCCTCGCCACCACCTCCGGGACTGCACCTGAGCagcccgccgccgctgccgccactggGCGCCCTCCACTCGCCGGCGTCGCTCGCGAGCAACGCGTCCACGCCGTCGCCCCCCCACGCGCCTACCCCGACCGCCGCCCATCCCCcgcggccgctgccgccgcctccaCATGCCCACTCTCCGCCAGCCCTCATCAAGACGGAGTGA
- the LOC144136480 gene encoding uncharacterized protein LOC144136480 isoform X4: protein MLRVGYDSGGTDPGMNGDLSNDTQDSATSQDTGDLGQDEDSMDSEKALNLIKKSARSGLFHEVDDEQLEAKMAPGSGKASASAAANGQAGTGPVAGMLAASTPAPSVPPSALVTTTAAAALAAAAAAGQLSLNQLMVAGAQGQQPSLLMQAGLAQQLQHVGKLPTASGLPGLPVSSQELQQLQQQLQQHQQNLQNQMGQFVFLQPGQLPANVQAQLFLQNQGLLQQGLMQQSLQNLQLQASQALPPGVLSSQAAATVAAAAAAAAQQQLHQLQQQHHQQQQQRQQQQQQQEHQGHNRALHQSPHNMAHIQHKQAPTGPHQVKSRPAEPSPEEMTDLEELEQFAKTFKQRRIKLGFTQGDVGLAMGKLYGNDFSQTTISRFEALNLSFKNMCKLKPLLQRWLEDADASLNNPAALANAHTTPESIGRRRKKRTSIETSVRVALEKAFVQNPKPTSEEIAVLAEGLSMEKEVVRVWFCNRRQKEKRINPPPGGAAAGASPPPPGLHLSSPPPLPPLGALHSPASLASNASTPSPPHAPTPTAAHPPRPLPPPPHAHSPPALIKTE, encoded by the exons ATCCAGGGATGAACGGTGACCTCTCGAACGACACACAAGACAGTGCAACTAGTCAAGACACGGGCGACCTGGGTCAGGATGAAGACAGTATGGACTCCGAGAAAGCCCTCAATCTC ATCAAGAAGTCAGCGCGGTCGGGCCTCTTCCACGAGGTGGACGACGAGCAGCTGGAAGCGAAGATGGCGCCGGGCAGCggcaaggcgtcggcgtcggcggcggccAACGGCCAGGCGGGAACGGGGCCCGTCGCCGGAATGCTGGCGGCCTCGACTCCGGCACCTTCGGTGCCCCCGTCCGCGCTGGTGACCACCACGGCGGCCGCGgcactggccgcggcggccgccgccggaCAGCTCTCGCTCAACCAG CTGATGGTGGCTGGAGCtcagggccagcagccgagccttCTTATGCAGGCTGGATTGGCTCAGCAGTTGCAGCATGTAGGCAAG TTGCCAACGGCTTCGGGTCTTCCTGGTCTTCCTGTCAGTAGCCAGGAGCTCCAGCAGCTACAACAGCAActccagcagcaccagcaaaacCTTCAAAATCAAATGGGCCAGTTTGTGTTTTTGCAGCCGGGACAGCTGCCAGCGAATGTACAAGCGCAACTCTTTCTGCAGAACCAG GGTCTCCTCCAGCAGGGCCTGATGCAGCAGAGCCTGCAGAACCTGCAGCTGCAGGCCAGCCAGGCGCTGCCCCCTGGGGTGCTCTCGTCGCAAGCggcagccaccgtggcggctgccgctgccgctgccgctcagcagcagctgcaccagcttcagcagcaacaccaccaacagcaacagcagcggcagcagcagcaacagcaacaggagCACCAGGGGCACAACCGGGCATTGCACCAGTCGCCACACAACATggctcacattcagcacaag CAAGCGCCGACAGGTCCTCACCAAGTCAAATCGAGACCAGCGGAGCCAAGTCCAGAGGAAATGACGGACTTGGAAGAGCTCGAGCAGTTTGCCAAAACGTTCAAGCAAAGGCGGATCAAGCTCG GTTTCACACAGGGAGATGTGGGCCTGGCTATGGGAAAGCTGTACGGCAATGACTTCAGCCAGACCACCATCTCCCGGTTCGAGGCGCTCAACCTGAGCTTCAAGAACATGTGCAAGCTGAAGCCGCTGCTGCAGCGATGGCTTGAGGACGCGGACGCCTCGCTCAACAACCCGGCTGCCCTCGCCAACGCCCACACCACGCCGGAGTCGATCGGCCGGCGCCGCAAGAAGCGCACCAGCATCGAGACGAGCGTGCGTGTGGCGCTCGAGAAGGCATTCGTGCAGAACCCCAAGCCCACGTCGGAGGAGATCGCTGTGCTGGCCGAGGGCCTCTCCATGGAGAAGGAGGTGGTCCGCGTCTGGTTCTGCAACCGGCGCCAGAAGGAGAAGCGCATCAACCCGCCCCCAGGGGGCGCCGCGGCGGGGGCCTCGCCACCACCTCCGGGACTGCACCTGAGCagcccgccgccgctgccgccactggGCGCCCTCCACTCGCCGGCGTCGCTCGCGAGCAACGCGTCCACGCCGTCGCCCCCCCACGCGCCTACCCCGACCGCCGCCCATCCCCcgcggccgctgccgccgcctccaCATGCCCACTCTCCGCCAGCCCTCATCAAGACGGAGTGA
- the LOC144136480 gene encoding uncharacterized protein LOC144136480 isoform X6, with translation MCRRSNDPGMNGDLSNDTQDSATSQDTGDLGQDEDSMDSEKALNLIKKSARSGLFHEVDDEQLEAKMAPGSGKASASAAANGQAGTGPVAGMLAASTPAPSVPPSALVTTTAAAALAAAAAAGQLSLNQLMVAGAQGQQPSLLMQAGLAQQLQHVGKLPTASGLPGLPVSSQELQQLQQQLQQHQQNLQNQMGQFVFLQPGQLPANVQAQLFLQNQGLLQQGLMQQSLQNLQLQASQALPPGVLSSQAAATVAAAAAAAAQQQLHQLQQQHHQQQQQRQQQQQQQEHQGHNRALHQSPHNMAHIQHKQAPTGPHQVKSRPAEPSPEEMTDLEELEQFAKTFKQRRIKLGFTQGDVGLAMGKLYGNDFSQTTISRFEALNLSFKNMCKLKPLLQRWLEDADASLNNPAALANAHTTPESIGRRRKKRTSIETSVRVALEKAFVQNPKPTSEEIAVLAEGLSMEKEVVRVWFCNRRQKEKRINPPPGGAAAGASPPPPGLHLSSPPPLPPLGALHSPASLASNASTPSPPHAPTPTAAHPPRPLPPPPHAHSPPALIKTE, from the exons ATCCAGGGATGAACGGTGACCTCTCGAACGACACACAAGACAGTGCAACTAGTCAAGACACGGGCGACCTGGGTCAGGATGAAGACAGTATGGACTCCGAGAAAGCCCTCAATCTC ATCAAGAAGTCAGCGCGGTCGGGCCTCTTCCACGAGGTGGACGACGAGCAGCTGGAAGCGAAGATGGCGCCGGGCAGCggcaaggcgtcggcgtcggcggcggccAACGGCCAGGCGGGAACGGGGCCCGTCGCCGGAATGCTGGCGGCCTCGACTCCGGCACCTTCGGTGCCCCCGTCCGCGCTGGTGACCACCACGGCGGCCGCGgcactggccgcggcggccgccgccggaCAGCTCTCGCTCAACCAG CTGATGGTGGCTGGAGCtcagggccagcagccgagccttCTTATGCAGGCTGGATTGGCTCAGCAGTTGCAGCATGTAGGCAAG TTGCCAACGGCTTCGGGTCTTCCTGGTCTTCCTGTCAGTAGCCAGGAGCTCCAGCAGCTACAACAGCAActccagcagcaccagcaaaacCTTCAAAATCAAATGGGCCAGTTTGTGTTTTTGCAGCCGGGACAGCTGCCAGCGAATGTACAAGCGCAACTCTTTCTGCAGAACCAG GGTCTCCTCCAGCAGGGCCTGATGCAGCAGAGCCTGCAGAACCTGCAGCTGCAGGCCAGCCAGGCGCTGCCCCCTGGGGTGCTCTCGTCGCAAGCggcagccaccgtggcggctgccgctgccgctgccgctcagcagcagctgcaccagcttcagcagcaacaccaccaacagcaacagcagcggcagcagcagcaacagcaacaggagCACCAGGGGCACAACCGGGCATTGCACCAGTCGCCACACAACATggctcacattcagcacaag CAAGCGCCGACAGGTCCTCACCAAGTCAAATCGAGACCAGCGGAGCCAAGTCCAGAGGAAATGACGGACTTGGAAGAGCTCGAGCAGTTTGCCAAAACGTTCAAGCAAAGGCGGATCAAGCTCG GTTTCACACAGGGAGATGTGGGCCTGGCTATGGGAAAGCTGTACGGCAATGACTTCAGCCAGACCACCATCTCCCGGTTCGAGGCGCTCAACCTGAGCTTCAAGAACATGTGCAAGCTGAAGCCGCTGCTGCAGCGATGGCTTGAGGACGCGGACGCCTCGCTCAACAACCCGGCTGCCCTCGCCAACGCCCACACCACGCCGGAGTCGATCGGCCGGCGCCGCAAGAAGCGCACCAGCATCGAGACGAGCGTGCGTGTGGCGCTCGAGAAGGCATTCGTGCAGAACCCCAAGCCCACGTCGGAGGAGATCGCTGTGCTGGCCGAGGGCCTCTCCATGGAGAAGGAGGTGGTCCGCGTCTGGTTCTGCAACCGGCGCCAGAAGGAGAAGCGCATCAACCCGCCCCCAGGGGGCGCCGCGGCGGGGGCCTCGCCACCACCTCCGGGACTGCACCTGAGCagcccgccgccgctgccgccactggGCGCCCTCCACTCGCCGGCGTCGCTCGCGAGCAACGCGTCCACGCCGTCGCCCCCCCACGCGCCTACCCCGACCGCCGCCCATCCCCcgcggccgctgccgccgcctccaCATGCCCACTCTCCGCCAGCCCTCATCAAGACGGAGTGA